The Brassica oleracea var. oleracea cultivar TO1000 chromosome C6, BOL, whole genome shotgun sequence genomic interval ATACGTATATCTATATACATAACATATGTATTAAGAAATCGAACGGGAAAGAGATGGTCTTGCGTACCACAATGTGTCAATTTACGTGACTGGGCTTTCCCTTTATTATTATGAATCAATTATGATGATAATATTTCAGGAGTATCGTAGTGGGTTTAAATTCTTAGCTTCAAGTTGTGTTGGTGCTTTGTGGACTTTGTGTTATGGCCCGGACTACGATATTGGCAAAAAAAATCACAGGAAAAATATTGATGAAACACTTGACTATGTTGACTAACTCATGAAAGATTTATTTACTAAAAAGATTCCAAACATGTGGCTTCAATTACAAGCGTTCAAAACCATGATTTATTCCTGTAAAATTTAAAATAAAAATTCCCAATCATGTTTCATGTATGAATTAATGAATGTGAAAAGGTTTTGTTGGTTGAAGAGTAGGAAGAAAGCGTAGAGCTAACTCTTAACACCTTAGTTAGTTTCATATGATTGCCTATTGTATAAAGAAAATGCAATAATGCGACCCTATGATTTGGCTCATTGGCGGGTTGAATGAGAGTTAAGCACGTTCTTGATGGATTTTTATCTTAAAGATGAAGATGTCTTTGAAAACTATAATAACAATGAAAACTATATAATACTCATTTGAAAGAGAATTTATTTTAAGAAACGAATGAAATGGTGCCGTAACACTAAGTCGCACGTTCTTGACTGAGAATTGTTCCCAATCAAATGATTAATATCCCAATCCTGCCTCCTCCCCCATACTTTTGTAGCTTGTGCTTTATCTTTATTTTTTAATCATAATATTAATTGATTTCCTATTTTCCTGTCTTTTTGCTTTTGTAATTTTCGTTTAGACTATGCATGGGTCGTTAGAAAATTAAACAATCTATTTTTTAAACAAAGAAACTAGTGCCTCAGGGCTGGGAACTTGTGGTAAAATGGTAAAGGGAAGAGCTTGGGATAGTAACCACATTTCAAGTTCGATCCTCCTGCCATGCGAAATTAAGTCATATTTTTTTGTTACCTACACGGATATGGGCTATTGCATTTCAGCCCATTTGAATACCCGGGAGAGGGTCTATCCGTAGGCTGCACCTCCCACCCGGAAGTTAGGTATGTGTCTTTAATAGATCCGGATTTAACCCTTTTAATTCAAAAAAAAAGAAACTAGTGTGTCAGGTTGTTATTTTGGTGGTAGTTGGCTCTCTTTAATTTCATAATGTAAATTACAACGGCTGATTTGTCATTCAAATTCGATTTTTTTCTTAAAAAATAATATATAGAAAATTAAAGTGGGGTGAGTGTAAATGATAAGGTGGTGTTTGGTGTACCATTTATCTGGCATTAAAAATTTTAAACAGAGAAAAAATATTACAAAATAAAAAGGAAAAAAAAAACTAACATTTTCTCATTCTTCTTTCATCAATCTCTCATTTGAGTTTCAGGGTATTTTTCTAGAGTTAGGTGAAAGGTTGTATCTTGATTCTTGGTAATGGCTGAGATTTAAGGAAGAAAAAGAAGACTTTCATATTTTTTTTTTTGGATTAGCGGCGGAGATGAGCGCTTCGAGGTTCATAAAGTGTGTCACAGTCGGCGATGGTGCCGTCGGGAAAACATGTATGCTGATCTCTTACACCAGCAACACTTTCCCTACGGTAACTCTTCATTGCCTCCTTTTGTTTTCTTCTTTGCTCTTTATAGTGTTATTGAAGCTTCTTTGATAATTTTCTTGAATGTAATTAAGCTGGTAAATAATAATAAAATGTGGTTTTATTTCCCAGATCATGTAAAGGTTTGTCCTCTTTAATAATGATCCATTTTAACTTGTTTTGAGAAACCAGTTTAGATTATACATAAAGGGTGTTTTTTTTTTAAGTCAATTCTCATGACATGTTATTGACTTTATCAGGACTATGTACCAACTGTTTTCGACAACTTCAGTGCTAATGTGGTTGTAGATGGGAACACTGTGAATCTTGGATTGTGGGATACAGCCGGTAAAACATCATCCCTTTTTGAACACCAGCATCTTGTTTCTTGTTTTGTTTTGTTACTAAGGTCTTGGCTGGGTTGGTGCAGGTCAAGAAGACTATAACAGGTTAAGACCATTAAGTTACCGTGGTGCAGATGTCTTCATTCTTGCTTTCTCTCTTATTAGCAAAGCTAGCTACGAGAACATAGCGAAAAAGGTTTGTCTCTTTACTTTCTTACCATATAATAACAACTTTTGCTGAGCTGATTTGGAATTGGTTTCTTTATTCAGTGGATTCCTGAGCTCAGGCATTATGCACCTGGAGTTCCTATTATCCTCGTTGGAACAAAACTCGGTATCTGACTCTCTTCTTCTGTAAAAAAAACTATTCCCTGATAACAAGAAAAAAAAATACTTATATTTAAGAATTTTGCAGATCTTCGAGATGACAAGGAGTTCTTCATAGACCATCCCGGTGCAGTGCCTATAACTACAAACCAGGTATGTAACTTCCACAATCCAATATTCTTTTCAGACACAACTAGATGAGATGTGTGTCTTAATTGTTTTGCCTGCAGGGAGAAGAACTAAAGAAACTGATAGGATCTCCGGTTTACATCGAGTGTAGTTCAAAGACTCAGCAGGTACACACTCGTAGGATCTCAGATGTCTGTTTGTTTGTTACGTGGTTTTGTATGTATTAACTGACTGATAATGTTTATGCAGAACGTTAAAGCAGTCTTTGACGCAGCTATAAAAATGGTGCTTCAGCCACCGAATCAAAAGAAGAAGAAACTGAACAAGAGTCTTTGTGTTATATTGTGATCTCTTCTTCTTTTTTTTTTAAAAAAGGGAAAAAACAAGAAGATTTGTAGGTAACAAACGAAGCTGAAGAGACAAAAAGAAGAGTCTAGCATCAAAAGCAGCCTTTCTGGTCATTTGAAGTGAGGCCAAGAGGATTTTGAGTAAGAGAAGGTTGATGTGTTCTTGGTGTGTCGTTGTTGTTCTTGCTCTATGTAGACTAATCTCTGAAAACCATTTTGTACTTTTAACGGACGAGTTTAATTAACTTTATCATCGTAGTTCCTCTCTTCTAGGCTATCAGAAAATGTTAATAACACAACACTTGTTGGCTTTTACATGTAACCATGTCAACCCCATAACTAGTGTAATTAGAAATTATAGATGTGTGATTATGTGACGGTGTCGACCATGTATAGTGACAATAATTTCAAAAAAAGAAAAACAATGTATTAAGTTAGATTTTGCATACAAATAGAAACAATCGAGGCATAGATTCAAATAATGGTTTTCAGAAACGAGAATTCTATACACAAAGGGGAGTAGTATTAGTAACAAAGAGGATTAAAATTACAAAAAAGGTTGCTCCAATTTTGTCATGGACCCGAAAAGAAACCAAACATGTGTGTTTACACCATTTCTTCTGAAATTTCAGAAAGAAAGAAAACCAAACCAAACCAAATCCAAATGGTCTACGGATTTGATTCAGTACTGTGTGGAGGATACAAGTCACAACTTGATGAGGTCATACTTGTCACCAATCAACCCACCTTTCTGCTTCTGGAACCTTATGTAACGCAATGTACTTGTAAAGAAGGGATCTGAGTGTGTTCTTCTGTTACCGTTGTCGTCGCTTTGCATCTCGGTGTTGATTAGCTCTATCAGACTCTGTAAGTCAGACGGAGTGATATGTGGATTCCCTTTCTCATAGAAGTAAATGTACCTGTTGTATGTAAAAACAAAAACCATTATTAGTATTGAGATGCTTCTTTGTGCATTAGTATTGGTTTAGTAATACCGACTTGTTCAAGATTTCGACAAACAGGGTGACTGGTCCGCTGCTACCTCGGGTTGCATTAGCCATCTCTTGAGCTGCGTTTGCTATCCTCAGTGCACGTCTTAAACAGAGAAGAGCTCTGAAGAACAAAGAAGATCACTGACTTTACCCATGGTTTAATGTAAACAGGAAAGAGAAGTATGAGAGTAATGAAAGAGGAGATGCCTTTCTCCGTCTTTGATGCCATCTATATCATCGACCCAGAAGAGGTGAGAGCATGCATAAACCGCTCGACATTGATCAGGCTTCTTTAAAAGCCTTGCTGAGTACTGGTCCCAAGGAAAAAAAATTAAGTGTTTAGATAGAAATTGAGAAGAGACCTTTTTATTTTAAATGAGAAAGCATTGGCGAAAAAACTGTACCCCGGTTGCTTTATGTGTCAAGGTGTCTCTGTTTTCAACACCAAAGACATTGATCCTTTGCAAGGTTCCAATAATCAGATGAATTGCAGTGACTTGTGCCTTGGAGTCCTACAGTATAACGATACAACACACACATGACAGTGAAAGAAAATAAAGTTCAGGAAGAGATCTTCAGTTTGTAAAGTTCACACAGAAAGGAAAATAAATTACCGCGATCTCTTCCTCATATAGTATGAACGCTTGGGTGAAAAACTCATACGCAACAGGCTCAAGATCACAATCACTTGCGGCCTGATCATCATTTCCAAAACAATAAAAAATTTATTGAGAATGCTAAGTCGATTACATGTTGCCTACAGGCAAATTCGAATTTTGTTGATGACCCCATAGATTACCTCAGCGCACTGGAGATAGAGCCTTAGAGCCAGTTCAGGACACGGAACTGAGGAAAGAACCTCGATTGTCTGGAACAAAAATACATGTTAAATGGGTTGTAAAAGATATTGGGCGTTAAACATGATCTGTCATTAAAAACTTAGTTGTCGAGTAATGCAACTCCTAGAGAAAAAAAAATTGAAACTAACACATAGCCTGATACTGAAACAAATGTGTTCAAGTTTTTGTGGGCAATCGAAGAAACTAATACGTTAAATACACAGTACAGTGCTTTTAGTTAAAAACGTAGA includes:
- the LOC106300071 gene encoding rac-like GTP-binding protein ARAC5, encoding MSASRFIKCVTVGDGAVGKTCMLISYTSNTFPTDYVPTVFDNFSANVVVDGNTVNLGLWDTAGQEDYNRLRPLSYRGADVFILAFSLISKASYENIAKKWIPELRHYAPGVPIILVGTKLDLRDDKEFFIDHPGAVPITTNQGEELKKLIGSPVYIECSSKTQQNVKAVFDAAIKMVLQPPNQKKKKLNKSLCVIL